A window from Sinanaerobacter sp. ZZT-01 encodes these proteins:
- the accB gene encoding acetyl-CoA carboxylase biotin carboxyl carrier protein yields the protein MNIEEIKGLVRLLEESKLSCLEITEGATKIRLEKNLTSDTLLTAPAFSTIPNEIQAVPSTAAPSLEIKTEEPNTRKEMPVGTPVKSPMVGVFYAAPSPEEAPYVAVGDSVKKGDVVCIVEAMKLLNEIVSECDGVVSEICVENGEVVEFGQPLFYIK from the coding sequence ATGAATATTGAAGAAATAAAAGGATTAGTGAGACTGTTAGAAGAATCAAAGTTGAGTTGTCTGGAAATTACAGAAGGTGCAACTAAGATTCGGCTGGAAAAAAATTTAACAAGCGATACACTTTTGACAGCGCCAGCATTCTCCACAATACCTAATGAAATACAAGCAGTGCCAAGCACAGCTGCACCATCCTTAGAAATAAAAACAGAAGAGCCGAATACAAGAAAAGAAATGCCTGTCGGAACTCCGGTAAAGTCACCGATGGTAGGCGTTTTTTATGCAGCGCCATCTCCGGAGGAAGCTCCTTATGTAGCAGTAGGAGATTCTGTAAAAAAAGGAGATGTTGTTTGTATTGTAGAGGCAATGAAGCTTTTAAATGAAATTGTTTCAGAATGTGATGGCGTTGTTTCCGAAATTTGTGTGGAAAATGGAGAAGTCGTGGAATTTGGTCAGCCTTTATTTTATATAAAATAA
- the fabZ gene encoding 3-hydroxyacyl-ACP dehydratase FabZ, translating to MKKEEIKKLLPHREPMLLIDEASIVEENKAEGIYTVKGDEWFLQGHFPGDPVVPGVILCEIMAQTCCVLIREGSSDGDEGKATPYFTGLNNVKFRNPVKPGDVLNLECSIERVKEPFYFAKGKGSVNGKLCVSAEFSFALVKK from the coding sequence ATGAAGAAAGAAGAGATTAAGAAGCTGCTTCCTCATAGAGAGCCAATGCTCTTGATTGATGAAGCTTCTATTGTGGAAGAAAATAAAGCAGAAGGCATTTATACAGTAAAAGGAGACGAATGGTTTTTACAAGGACATTTTCCGGGAGATCCGGTTGTTCCAGGTGTAATTCTTTGTGAGATTATGGCACAGACCTGTTGTGTATTGATTCGTGAAGGAAGTAGTGACGGAGATGAAGGAAAAGCGACACCATATTTTACTGGTTTAAATAATGTAAAATTTCGAAATCCTGTAAAACCCGGTGACGTTTTAAATCTAGAATGCAGTATAGAGCGGGTGAAGGAACCTTTTTACTTTGCAAAAGGAAAGGGCAGTGTGAATGGAAAATTGTGCGTAAGTGCGGAATTTTCATTTGCATTGGTAAAAAAATGA